In Bacillus horti, a single window of DNA contains:
- a CDS encoding low molecular weight protein-tyrosine-phosphatase: MIKVLFVCLGNICRSPMAEAIFRSKVKEHKLDHSIQVDSAGTGDWHIGAPPHQGTRSILDIHKISYEGMKARQVLKADANEFTYIVAMDEQNKQDLMALFGEDKSNTVIKLLDYDSQSIVKDVPDPYFTGNFEEVYEMVDRSCTVLLEEIKREHKI; this comes from the coding sequence ATGATTAAAGTGTTATTCGTATGTCTTGGAAACATATGCCGTTCACCGATGGCAGAAGCTATTTTTCGCTCAAAGGTAAAGGAACATAAACTAGATCACAGCATTCAAGTTGATTCTGCTGGGACAGGGGATTGGCATATTGGCGCACCGCCTCATCAAGGCACTCGTAGCATACTTGATATACATAAAATAAGCTACGAGGGCATGAAGGCTAGACAAGTACTGAAAGCAGACGCAAATGAATTTACCTATATCGTAGCGATGGATGAGCAAAATAAACAAGATTTAATGGCATTGTTCGGAGAAGATAAAAGCAATACCGTTATAAAACTATTAGACTATGATTCACAATCAATCGTGAAGGATGTACCTGATCCGTATTTTACAGGTAACTTTGAAGAAGTGTATGAAATGGTGGATAGAAGCTGTACCGTACTTTTAGAGGAAATAAAGAGAGAACACAAAATATAG
- a CDS encoding ATP-binding protein, with the protein MLEEIKQQLSLPQEIIQHIDQTREVRATYSKEDAELIGQSGYTAPHNDILYDTVVASSLNKNILLQGPTGSGKTKLAEWISHLYQKPMHMINCSVDLDAEAMLGYKTIEYKGDQAHVEFIPGPVVQAMRKGHLLYIDEINMARPETLPILNGILDYRRSLTNPFTTEVIKAKEGFQVIASINIGYIGTVPLNEALKNRFIMIDVPYLQGDHLRSLVTAQSGQKDAKLINILVQLSEDLIFQVKAGQLSEEAASIRALLDAADLSVYLPLGRAIQRAIIDKLEDEREKAIIQNLVETLIK; encoded by the coding sequence GTGCTAGAAGAGATTAAACAACAGCTTTCTTTACCACAAGAAATTATTCAGCATATAGATCAAACAAGAGAAGTAAGAGCAACTTACTCCAAGGAGGATGCAGAGCTCATTGGTCAGAGTGGTTACACAGCACCTCATAACGATATTCTTTATGATACGGTCGTAGCTAGCTCTCTTAACAAAAACATTCTTCTGCAAGGACCTACTGGATCTGGAAAAACGAAGCTAGCGGAGTGGATTTCACATTTATATCAGAAACCAATGCATATGATTAACTGCTCAGTAGACCTGGACGCAGAAGCGATGTTAGGCTACAAAACAATCGAATATAAAGGAGATCAGGCACACGTCGAATTTATCCCTGGTCCTGTTGTTCAAGCCATGAGAAAAGGACATCTCCTTTATATAGATGAAATCAATATGGCGCGCCCTGAGACTCTTCCTATATTAAACGGAATATTGGACTATAGACGTAGTCTGACAAACCCCTTTACGACTGAAGTCATAAAAGCTAAGGAAGGCTTCCAAGTGATTGCCTCCATAAATATTGGCTATATTGGTACTGTTCCATTAAATGAAGCTTTGAAAAATAGGTTTATTATGATCGATGTACCTTATCTACAAGGAGATCATTTGAGAAGCTTAGTTACAGCTCAATCAGGACAGAAAGATGCTAAATTGATCAATATCCTCGTACAGCTTTCAGAGGATCTAATATTTCAAGTGAAGGCAGGTCAACTTTCTGAGGAAGCTGCTTCCATTCGAGCTTTGTTAGATGCGGCTGACCTAAGCGTCTATCTTCCTTTAGGTAGAGCGATACAAAGAGCTATCATTGATAAGCTTGAGGATGAACGGGAAAAGGCTATTATTCAAAATTTAGTAGAAACCCTGATCAAATAA
- a CDS encoding LysR family transcriptional regulator: MDLKWIRSFVTAAKYQNFRQAAEQLYLAQPTISVHIQHLEEAIGSPLFERTGRNVILTPTGKRFLPYAEQLLATYESGIQDIEGYRQGYHRKLSLAVSPLIAASVLPSILRRFVEQYPTIEVQVHVRESKDIADDVFNGAVDLGLSRMQAKGAQLQSILLYEDPVILVAGYDGGELEGTPPLDADQLLSASLMLTYHHPEYWDGLLLQIKKTYPRLRTMIVSQVHIAKRFIEEGLGISFLPRSTVKRELLEGRLLEVDFKLFAPPVAATYWIQKYETEEIATFKSFLAYYYPSIL; encoded by the coding sequence ATGGATTTAAAATGGATCAGAAGCTTTGTAACGGCAGCTAAGTATCAGAACTTTCGCCAAGCAGCAGAGCAGTTGTACCTAGCTCAACCAACCATTTCTGTACACATCCAACATTTAGAGGAAGCGATCGGTTCTCCATTATTTGAACGAACGGGTAGAAATGTTATTCTTACCCCTACAGGGAAACGGTTTTTGCCTTATGCCGAGCAGCTTCTAGCAACATATGAAAGTGGTATTCAAGATATAGAAGGCTATAGACAAGGCTACCATCGTAAGCTGTCATTGGCTGTTTCACCGCTAATTGCTGCATCTGTCTTACCTTCCATTCTTCGGCGCTTTGTAGAACAGTACCCTACAATTGAAGTCCAGGTTCATGTCCGTGAATCGAAAGATATTGCTGACGACGTTTTTAATGGAGCTGTGGATTTAGGGCTTTCGAGAATGCAAGCCAAAGGAGCGCAGCTTCAAAGTATTCTTTTATATGAAGATCCTGTTATATTAGTAGCTGGTTACGATGGTGGGGAGTTGGAAGGAACACCACCTCTAGATGCTGATCAGCTTTTATCAGCAAGTTTGATGCTGACTTATCATCATCCTGAGTATTGGGATGGATTGCTCCTACAAATTAAAAAAACATACCCTAGGTTAAGGACTATGATTGTCTCACAAGTACACATAGCTAAAAGATTTATAGAAGAGGGACTTGGGATCTCATTCCTGCCACGATCAACGGTTAAAAGAGAGCTTTTAGAAGGAAGATTATTAGAGGTTGATTTCAAGCTGTTTGCCCCTCCAGTGGCAGCTACCTACTGGATTCAGAAATATGAAACTGAGGAGATCGCAACATTCAAATCCTTTTTAGCATACTACTATCCTTCTATTCTATAA
- a CDS encoding MerR family transcriptional regulator codes for MKINEIAKSLQITPRALRFYEKKGLIQPLRDRENDYREYNEQDALRLQMIIALREVGVSVEDIKHILQKLDSALHQDALALLDIQRYMLYSQWTELKQLIQTMDQMIHVFERKSTLGWEDIFKLADGSKRLRDVRKNWQDKWNYDQQAEIHDEIVYTPGHDAHFHPNYEQGLNSVISMIAPKAEEIGLDIGAGTGNLIQLFIQQNIRMCAIDQSMEMLAKCREKNPEAETKLGNFLAIPYLDDSFDFIVSSYALHHLNDEQKGLALDEMKRVLKPLGRIVLLDIMYIDEQDKDSIYQGLINSGREHLAEKMKSKYYACQPKLLEQLHSKGFAPRSIQLAEWLHLVYADL; via the coding sequence ATGAAAATTAATGAGATAGCCAAATCCCTACAAATCACTCCGAGAGCTCTACGCTTCTACGAAAAAAAGGGATTAATACAGCCATTAAGAGACAGAGAAAATGATTATAGGGAATATAATGAGCAGGATGCCTTAAGGCTTCAAATGATTATTGCTCTTAGAGAGGTTGGAGTTTCTGTAGAGGATATTAAGCATATCCTACAAAAATTAGATAGTGCTCTTCATCAGGATGCTTTAGCCCTTTTAGATATACAGAGATATATGCTTTACTCTCAATGGACAGAGCTAAAACAGCTTATTCAAACGATGGATCAGATGATTCATGTTTTCGAGCGTAAAAGCACATTAGGGTGGGAGGATATTTTTAAGCTAGCAGATGGCTCTAAAAGATTGAGAGATGTACGTAAAAACTGGCAGGACAAATGGAATTACGATCAGCAGGCGGAAATTCATGATGAAATTGTGTATACACCGGGTCATGATGCCCATTTCCATCCTAACTATGAGCAGGGCTTAAATAGTGTTATTTCCATGATCGCTCCAAAAGCTGAGGAGATAGGCTTAGATATCGGGGCTGGAACAGGGAATTTAATTCAACTTTTTATTCAACAAAACATTCGCATGTGTGCTATAGATCAATCCATGGAAATGCTAGCTAAATGCAGAGAAAAGAATCCAGAGGCTGAAACGAAGCTGGGTAACTTTTTGGCTATTCCCTATTTGGATGATTCCTTCGATTTTATTGTATCAAGCTACGCTCTGCACCATCTAAATGATGAACAGAAGGGCTTAGCTTTGGATGAAATGAAACGAGTTCTTAAACCACTAGGCAGAATAGTGTTGCTTGATATCATGTATATAGACGAACAGGATAAAGATAGCATATATCAAGGACTCATAAATAGCGGACGAGAACATCTTGCAGAAAAGATGAAAAGTAAATACTACGCTTGTCAACCAAAGCTTCTTGAGCAGTTACATAGCAAGGGATTTGCCCCAAGATCTATTCAATTAGCTGAATGGTTACATTTAGTTTATGCTGATTTATAG
- a CDS encoding SDR family NAD(P)-dependent oxidoreductase produces MQAKDQVVLITGASQGIGKELAIQYAKQGAKVVLFDLEVEQGQRVCDLIQGQQGKALFVQCDVSKEKDIQHAVEQAIEHFGQIDVLINNAGLSRWKNVYELKIEEWDHILNVNLRGAFLFSKEVAKRMKGNKQGGSIVNMASTRALMSEANSEAYAASKGGLVALTHALAVSLGPDRIRVNAISPGWIETKEYDQLRQIDHIQHPAQRVGKPSDIFKACQYLTNPENDFVTGTNVVVDGGMTRKMLYEH; encoded by the coding sequence TTGCAGGCAAAGGATCAGGTTGTACTTATAACAGGAGCTAGTCAAGGAATCGGAAAAGAGCTTGCTATTCAATACGCAAAGCAAGGGGCTAAAGTTGTATTATTCGATTTAGAAGTGGAGCAAGGTCAAAGAGTATGTGACTTGATTCAAGGACAGCAGGGCAAAGCTTTATTTGTCCAATGTGATGTAAGCAAGGAAAAGGATATTCAGCACGCCGTAGAGCAAGCGATTGAGCATTTTGGTCAGATTGATGTACTCATAAACAATGCAGGATTGTCACGCTGGAAAAATGTCTATGAGCTCAAGATCGAAGAATGGGACCATATCCTTAATGTGAATTTACGAGGTGCTTTTCTGTTTTCAAAAGAAGTGGCTAAGCGTATGAAAGGGAACAAGCAAGGTGGGTCAATTGTCAATATGGCTTCGACCAGGGCTCTCATGTCCGAAGCTAATTCTGAAGCTTATGCTGCTTCCAAGGGAGGATTAGTGGCATTAACTCATGCGTTAGCTGTCTCCTTAGGGCCAGATCGAATACGTGTGAATGCTATTAGTCCAGGATGGATTGAAACCAAAGAGTATGATCAGCTTCGTCAGATTGATCATATTCAACATCCTGCTCAACGTGTGGGCAAGCCTAGTGATATTTTTAAAGCATGCCAATATCTAACGAATCCAGAAAATGACTTTGTTACGGGAACAAATGTAGTTGTTGACGGTGGAATGACTCGTAAAATGCTGTACGAGCATTAG
- the map gene encoding type I methionyl aminopeptidase has product MITMKSMEEIKAMQEAGEVLASCHKELRSFIKPDVTTLDIEHFVDDYLKKQGVTPEQKGYRGYPFATCASINDVICHGFPTKNKLVSGDIVTIDMVVNRNGWLADSAWSYPVGDISEEAAQLLQVTKEALYLGIEQAVVGNRLGDVGHAIQSYAEGKGYSVVRDFTGHGIGRLMHEDPEVLHFGTAGRGVRLKEGMVLTIEPMINVGTYDYYIEDDGWTARTADGKLSAQYEHTIAITKDGPLILTKQDDE; this is encoded by the coding sequence ATGATAACAATGAAGTCAATGGAAGAAATTAAGGCTATGCAAGAGGCGGGAGAGGTTTTAGCTTCCTGTCATAAAGAGCTACGAAGCTTTATTAAACCTGATGTTACGACTCTAGATATAGAGCACTTTGTTGATGACTATTTGAAAAAGCAAGGAGTTACACCAGAGCAGAAGGGCTATAGAGGATATCCCTTCGCAACATGTGCCTCGATCAATGATGTGATTTGTCACGGCTTCCCAACTAAAAATAAATTAGTGAGCGGTGATATTGTGACGATAGATATGGTCGTGAATCGTAATGGCTGGTTAGCCGACTCAGCATGGAGCTACCCCGTTGGTGACATTTCTGAGGAAGCCGCTCAGTTACTTCAGGTAACTAAGGAAGCTTTGTACTTAGGAATAGAGCAAGCTGTGGTAGGGAATCGCTTAGGAGATGTTGGTCATGCTATACAATCCTATGCTGAGGGTAAAGGGTATTCTGTAGTAAGAGATTTCACTGGTCATGGTATTGGAAGACTTATGCACGAAGATCCTGAGGTTTTACACTTTGGGACAGCAGGAAGAGGAGTGCGCTTAAAGGAAGGCATGGTCCTAACTATAGAGCCGATGATTAATGTAGGGACGTATGACTATTACATCGAAGACGATGGCTGGACAGCTAGAACGGCAGATGGGAAGCTTTCTGCTCAATATGAACATACCATAGCTATTACAAAGGATGGCCCACTTATTTTAACAAAGCAAGATGACGAATAA
- a CDS encoding DUF72 domain-containing protein, with product MIDIGLTGWGDHDSLYTGGSGGKNKLQTYSGYFPVVEVDSSFYAIQSVDNYRKWIGETPPGFRFVIKAYQGMTGHERGEIPFSSKEEMFEVFKASIQPVIKEDRLSAVLFQFPPWFDCKKAHVDVLRWTKEHMSDIPVALEFRHQSWFEAKWRDKTLHFMEQEGWFHSVCDEPQAGSGSVPTVLEATHPDCTLVRFHGRNVHGWNQSGQQNWREVRYLYRYNEQELLEWKEHLLLLAKKSKDVVVLFNNNSGGDAADNARQMIQLLGIEYEGLAPRQLGFFDTL from the coding sequence ATGATTGATATAGGACTTACGGGATGGGGAGACCATGATTCACTATATACGGGCGGATCGGGTGGTAAAAATAAGCTACAAACGTATAGTGGCTATTTTCCAGTAGTTGAAGTGGACTCTTCTTTCTATGCGATTCAATCGGTAGATAATTATAGGAAATGGATAGGTGAAACTCCACCAGGGTTTCGCTTTGTCATAAAGGCTTATCAGGGGATGACTGGACATGAAAGAGGAGAGATCCCTTTTTCATCAAAGGAAGAGATGTTTGAAGTGTTTAAGGCGTCCATTCAGCCAGTCATAAAGGAAGATAGGCTTAGTGCCGTACTGTTTCAATTTCCTCCTTGGTTTGACTGTAAAAAAGCTCATGTAGACGTATTGAGATGGACAAAGGAACATATGAGTGATATTCCAGTTGCCTTGGAATTTCGCCATCAATCCTGGTTCGAGGCTAAGTGGAGGGATAAAACATTACACTTCATGGAGCAGGAGGGCTGGTTCCATAGTGTATGTGATGAGCCACAGGCAGGAAGCGGTTCTGTGCCAACTGTTCTTGAAGCCACCCATCCTGACTGCACACTAGTTCGTTTCCATGGAAGAAATGTACATGGTTGGAATCAGTCGGGTCAGCAGAATTGGCGAGAGGTGCGTTACCTCTATCGTTATAATGAGCAAGAGCTCTTGGAATGGAAGGAGCATTTGCTGCTCTTGGCGAAAAAATCTAAGGATGTCGTTGTATTGTTTAATAATAATTCTGGCGGCGATGCGGCAGATAATGCTAGACAAATGATTCAGTTACTCGGAATTGAATACGAGGGCCTGGCCCCTAGACAACTAGGATTTTTTGATACGTTATAG
- a CDS encoding AMP-binding protein: METKAVWFPTENSMKQTRMYNWMKKLGVSDYEELYNRSVHEPDWFWSEVEKEIELGWYEPYTEIMNTQHGAPWVRWFEEGKTNVCLNALEKWRNHAQVWHKPAIILLNELGERIELTYAELSELVNRAAFGLRSMGLGKGDVVLLYMPMIPETLITMLACSKLGAIFTPIFSGFAVDGIQKRIEAAEPKMIVTADTFTRKGKSIKMKAVVDEALDHLQSNSTVERVIVVSKKSSEDMESKHEGLREMSWHELINAGALDATEQMDSQDPFMLIYTSGTTSRPKGIVHTHTGFPLKAAFDAGICMDLKQEDKMLWVTDMGWMMGPFLVYGVLLNGSTMVFYDGSPDYPTNTALFKHVAEERISHLGISPTLIRSMMSKVTKDDLEQLDLVSLKVFCSTGEPWNPEPWLWLFEAVGHKKIPIFNYSGGTEISGGIFGNVLVKPIAPTGFNSALPGMAAAIYQADGTEMKEPEEVGELVLKAPWVGMANGFWLEPERYEQTYWSRWENIWLHGDWVHQDTEGHWYITGRSDDTLNIAGKRMGPAEMESILIEHPKVKEAGTIGVPDEIKGETAVCFVVLQEEQANKEQIDGLQVELFQLVQKRLGKALSPKSIHIVSDLPKTRNAKIMRRVIRSAYLGLDTGDISALENPETIAQIQSCHPAQRLNE; the protein is encoded by the coding sequence ATGGAGACAAAGGCTGTGTGGTTTCCTACAGAGAATTCAATGAAACAAACCAGAATGTATAACTGGATGAAAAAGCTAGGTGTTTCCGATTACGAGGAGTTATATAATAGAAGCGTTCATGAACCAGATTGGTTCTGGTCTGAGGTAGAAAAAGAAATTGAATTAGGATGGTATGAGCCATATACCGAAATCATGAACACACAGCACGGAGCACCCTGGGTACGATGGTTTGAAGAGGGGAAGACAAATGTTTGTTTAAATGCACTGGAGAAGTGGCGTAATCATGCTCAGGTATGGCATAAGCCTGCCATCATCTTGTTAAATGAACTTGGAGAAAGAATAGAGCTGACCTATGCAGAGCTTTCAGAGCTTGTGAATAGAGCGGCTTTTGGCTTGAGGAGTATGGGGCTTGGAAAGGGGGATGTCGTTCTACTTTACATGCCTATGATTCCGGAAACGTTAATCACTATGTTAGCATGTTCTAAGCTAGGAGCGATCTTTACTCCTATTTTCTCCGGTTTTGCTGTCGATGGTATCCAGAAAAGAATAGAGGCAGCAGAGCCTAAAATGATTGTTACAGCTGATACATTCACACGTAAAGGAAAGTCTATTAAAATGAAGGCTGTAGTTGACGAAGCTCTTGATCATCTTCAAAGTAACTCAACAGTTGAGAGGGTAATCGTAGTTTCAAAGAAAAGTAGCGAAGACATGGAATCCAAACATGAAGGATTACGTGAAATGTCATGGCATGAACTGATTAATGCTGGGGCTTTGGATGCTACGGAGCAGATGGATAGTCAGGACCCCTTTATGCTTATCTATACTTCTGGAACAACAAGCCGTCCAAAAGGTATTGTTCATACTCATACAGGCTTCCCTCTTAAAGCAGCCTTTGATGCAGGGATTTGTATGGATCTAAAACAAGAGGATAAAATGCTTTGGGTCACAGATATGGGATGGATGATGGGACCTTTCCTAGTGTATGGGGTCTTGTTGAATGGGAGTACGATGGTCTTTTATGATGGATCACCAGATTATCCAACAAACACGGCTTTATTTAAACATGTTGCTGAAGAGAGAATCAGCCACTTAGGTATTTCTCCAACATTGATTCGAAGCATGATGAGTAAGGTAACAAAGGATGACTTAGAGCAGCTTGACCTAGTTAGTTTAAAGGTATTTTGTTCTACAGGAGAACCTTGGAATCCTGAGCCTTGGCTCTGGCTTTTTGAAGCAGTTGGTCATAAAAAGATTCCTATCTTTAATTACTCAGGGGGCACAGAAATATCTGGAGGTATTTTCGGAAATGTCCTAGTAAAACCGATTGCACCAACTGGCTTTAATTCAGCATTACCAGGAATGGCTGCTGCTATTTATCAGGCGGATGGGACAGAAATGAAAGAGCCAGAGGAGGTTGGAGAATTAGTCTTAAAAGCTCCATGGGTAGGGATGGCGAACGGCTTTTGGTTAGAGCCAGAAAGATATGAGCAAACATACTGGTCGCGTTGGGAAAATATATGGCTTCATGGAGACTGGGTTCACCAGGATACAGAAGGTCATTGGTATATCACCGGTCGTTCCGATGATACATTAAACATTGCAGGTAAAAGGATGGGGCCAGCTGAGATGGAGTCGATTTTGATTGAGCACCCAAAAGTGAAGGAAGCAGGGACAATTGGAGTTCCTGATGAAATTAAGGGTGAGACAGCTGTTTGTTTTGTTGTGCTACAGGAAGAGCAAGCCAATAAGGAGCAAATAGATGGTTTACAGGTGGAGCTATTTCAGTTGGTCCAGAAAAGACTAGGAAAAGCACTAAGTCCTAAAAGCATTCACATTGTTTCAGACCTGCCTAAGACAAGGAATGCAAAGATCATGCGTAGAGTTATTCGAAGTGCTTATTTAGGACTAGATACTGGGGATATATCTGCTCTTGAAAATCCTGAAACGATTGCACAGATCCAAAGCTGTCACCCTGCTCAGCGACTAAATGAATAG
- a CDS encoding vWA domain-containing protein encodes MKYLTFVEKDVDSFFMMQCMDLARSLTKQKELQVDYNYLSYYHPQDQMLYMSRFWDPFPDQKKKLGLKSDLYIQALGFAQETDYLSILDYSRASESLSFSSFAKQLLAMVEELRLLEPCVRKRPGIEQAMLIRTQTYRNYYQEQLTRHIERQRWAEALLCVLYIRLTSDGAYSVLDIPFELDQICEPLTTELIQLYECDSTNEAARLCMKQWPRLEAFLKQDMHVQYFMLFTHQLQAASTDNIDDLTRKNQLKNEDSIEQTNAEESEAHEDKLPSWHRETSKPTESFLQFELESGTKIHLLGQGIREAEDGDQALGSVQASSRASTGSDFTEQELQQAERDVQEKDHTHGGKAYPYGKANQFAVVRYLSAQEPSIEDRQLYAQYTREVRPWVRTLQNTINKTLEHKQHAPFRGLHVGRLQRNLLPLWTDKQPRLFYKKQQQSNELDACFALLVDCSSSMLDKMDQTKKGIILFHEALAALKIKHSIHGFWEEASQSTDTYQPNVLFNALSFEQSCWPNSGPEILQLSPQEDNRDGYMIRLLTESLLKQSEKHRILLVFSDGEPAATGYDDQGIVDTYQAVLHARKQGITVIGVFLSTEDIQPQEQQAMKNIYGKQHLLINDVAKLPEHMAPLLKQLILKQIV; translated from the coding sequence GTGAAATACCTTACATTTGTTGAAAAAGACGTGGATTCCTTTTTCATGATGCAATGTATGGATCTAGCCCGGTCTTTAACGAAGCAAAAGGAACTACAGGTAGACTATAATTATTTATCGTACTATCACCCTCAGGATCAGATGTTATATATGAGTCGATTTTGGGATCCTTTTCCTGATCAAAAAAAGAAGCTAGGTTTAAAAAGTGACTTATATATCCAAGCGTTAGGTTTTGCACAAGAAACCGATTATTTATCTATCCTTGACTATAGTCGGGCTTCAGAATCTCTATCCTTTAGCAGCTTCGCCAAACAGTTGTTAGCCATGGTCGAAGAACTCAGATTACTTGAGCCGTGTGTAAGAAAAAGACCCGGGATTGAACAAGCAATGCTTATCAGAACTCAAACGTATCGCAACTACTATCAGGAGCAGCTAACCCGCCATATTGAACGACAAAGGTGGGCAGAAGCTTTGCTGTGTGTTCTCTATATCCGTTTAACCTCTGATGGTGCTTATTCTGTGTTAGATATCCCTTTTGAACTGGATCAGATATGTGAACCATTAACTACAGAGCTTATACAGCTTTATGAGTGTGATTCGACTAATGAAGCGGCTCGATTATGTATGAAGCAGTGGCCTAGATTGGAAGCTTTTTTGAAACAGGATATGCATGTTCAATACTTCATGCTGTTTACTCATCAGCTTCAGGCAGCTTCTACGGACAATATTGATGACCTGACACGGAAAAACCAATTAAAAAATGAAGATTCCATTGAGCAGACGAATGCTGAAGAAAGTGAAGCACATGAAGATAAGCTTCCCTCCTGGCATCGCGAAACGTCAAAGCCGACAGAAAGCTTTCTACAGTTTGAGCTTGAATCGGGAACCAAAATCCATTTACTTGGTCAGGGAATAAGAGAAGCAGAGGACGGAGATCAGGCACTTGGTTCTGTACAGGCATCTTCTCGTGCATCTACGGGAAGCGATTTTACTGAGCAGGAGCTACAGCAAGCAGAAAGAGACGTTCAGGAGAAAGACCATACCCACGGTGGTAAAGCATACCCTTATGGGAAGGCAAATCAATTTGCAGTCGTTCGATATCTCTCAGCTCAAGAGCCTTCTATAGAAGATCGCCAGTTATACGCTCAATACACTCGGGAGGTTCGACCGTGGGTACGAACCCTACAAAACACGATAAACAAAACACTTGAACATAAGCAGCATGCTCCTTTTAGAGGGCTTCATGTAGGACGCCTACAGCGTAACCTACTCCCTCTCTGGACAGATAAGCAGCCACGTTTATTTTATAAAAAACAGCAACAAAGCAACGAACTAGATGCTTGCTTTGCTTTATTAGTAGATTGCTCCTCCTCTATGCTAGATAAAATGGATCAAACGAAAAAAGGAATCATTCTGTTCCATGAAGCTCTGGCAGCGTTAAAAATTAAGCATTCTATTCACGGATTCTGGGAGGAAGCAAGCCAATCTACGGATACCTACCAGCCTAATGTTTTATTTAATGCCTTGTCCTTTGAGCAATCCTGCTGGCCAAATAGTGGACCAGAAATTTTACAGCTAAGCCCTCAGGAGGATAACCGTGACGGGTATATGATTCGACTTCTTACAGAATCCCTCCTGAAACAATCAGAAAAGCATAGAATCCTTCTAGTATTTTCTGATGGAGAACCCGCTGCTACAGGATATGATGACCAGGGCATCGTGGATACGTATCAAGCTGTTCTTCACGCTAGAAAACAAGGCATAACCGTTATTGGTGTATTTTTATCGACAGAGGACATTCAGCCTCAGGAGCAGCAGGCTATGAAAAATATATACGGCAAGCAGCATCTTTTAATCAATGATGTTGCAAAACTACCTGAGCATATGGCTCCGTTACTAAAACAATTGATTCTAAAGCAGATCGTTTAG
- a CDS encoding DUF4870 domain-containing protein — translation MDHFSHSQLSKEERMWGTLCHLSAFAIFLLPFGGNFLGPLVVYLLKKNDYPFVADQGIESLNFQISLLIYTVISAMLIIVLIGLIGLFLIPIIGFIFVVIASLRANDGVRYRYPFTIRILR, via the coding sequence GTGGATCATTTCAGTCATAGCCAATTATCTAAAGAAGAGCGGATGTGGGGAACATTATGTCATTTATCAGCTTTTGCCATATTTCTCTTACCTTTTGGTGGAAACTTTCTGGGTCCATTAGTTGTTTATCTTCTAAAGAAAAATGATTATCCGTTTGTGGCAGATCAGGGGATTGAATCTTTGAATTTTCAGATTAGCTTGCTCATCTATACGGTGATTTCTGCTATGCTTATCATCGTGTTAATCGGTTTAATTGGACTCTTTCTAATTCCTATTATAGGTTTTATATTTGTTGTGATTGCTTCATTAAGGGCAAACGATGGGGTAAGGTATCGTTACCCATTTACAATTCGAATCCTTAGATAA